One stretch of Paenibacillus sp. FSL R5-0341 DNA includes these proteins:
- a CDS encoding SDR family oxidoreductase: protein MKSYLVFGASKGLGDAFVRGVPEQGDKVWVVSRSRPESLDLSDGVQRIWIQADLSELNAATIVTDQLKHEPLDVLIYNVGIWEKEGFEDHYTFDKDEPADISQLIHVNITSTIVCIQALLPHLRQSAAGKIILIGSTAGLNNASSTQVSFVASKFAIRGITEALREHTRHDGIAVTCINPGELAAEIPYEEGPDRALTAYDGTRIPLQDMVSIVRCIVNLSKAACVKEINMPALTDMNT, encoded by the coding sequence ATGAAAAGTTATCTTGTGTTCGGTGCAAGCAAAGGATTAGGAGATGCCTTCGTCAGAGGTGTGCCCGAACAGGGCGATAAAGTCTGGGTCGTTTCTCGAAGCAGACCGGAAAGCCTGGACTTGAGTGATGGTGTACAGCGGATATGGATACAGGCCGATCTTTCTGAGCTGAATGCCGCTACCATTGTTACGGACCAGTTGAAGCATGAACCTTTGGATGTACTGATATACAATGTAGGCATTTGGGAGAAGGAAGGCTTCGAGGATCACTATACGTTCGATAAAGACGAGCCTGCGGACATCAGTCAGCTGATCCATGTTAATATCACTTCAACGATAGTATGTATACAGGCATTATTGCCTCATCTAAGACAATCTGCAGCGGGCAAAATCATTCTTATTGGTTCAACAGCCGGCTTGAATAATGCCAGTAGTACACAAGTATCTTTTGTCGCCTCCAAGTTTGCCATTCGCGGAATCACTGAGGCTTTGAGAGAACATACCAGACATGACGGCATCGCCGTTACATGTATTAACCCCGGAGAACTGGCAGCAGAGATCCCTTATGAAGAAGGACCGGATCGAGCTCTTACTGCGTATGACGGGACACGTATTCCGCTTCAGGATATGGTTTCTATCGTTCGCTGTATCGTGAATTTGTCCAAAGCAGCCTGTGTAAAAGAAATCAACATGCCAGCACTAACGGATATGAACACCTAG
- a CDS encoding methyl-accepting chemotaxis protein produces MSKKSGSSKSGGRGIRQLKITTTLILMIAVSLIGLVVLFLFGIFGMNDVRLAQGALYTDRFLHQTNILEIKADFYNMRANYTKLLDKQEYTDKQYEQVQKNKKNVMGGMGEFSARTLDATEQEIFNDLKAKLEVYDQDIEQIMNVKKTTGTYDDEERDRINKSSTAIVETVTKLSTYNEEESAKLYAQTQDTIRDAALFLGIVLLTSLAVLVIMSYLTIRNIHRRMRAINSYCEEVTQGNLAATIAPQLLQGKNEISVIARAIHNMTGSTSNVITSVVNESQQINEMSDLTNQNMSELNERIREVSATVEELSATMEETSAYTENMNQSVNEVLRAAEYISARTKEKAESANVTSGKAEVLKQEASVSSKAAQEMYTSASVKMNDALERAHAVDQIGVLSQSILDITSQTNLLALNASIEAARAGEAGRGFAVVAEEIRKLADGSRQAADEIRHVTSEVTASVALLSSSAKEMLTFMFNQVGNDYKLLEDTADEYYTHAVEQAKTVNDLHTTARQVNETVETLVRAIHEIATASEQSAASSQHIAEHMVSSIEQSLQVTSQSDQVKESALRLNDLVKGFKI; encoded by the coding sequence ATGTCTAAGAAATCAGGGAGTAGTAAATCAGGGGGGAGAGGGATTCGACAGCTGAAGATAACGACAACCTTGATATTAATGATTGCCGTTAGTTTGATTGGACTCGTTGTACTATTTCTATTCGGCATATTTGGTATGAATGATGTAAGACTGGCCCAGGGCGCGTTATATACAGATCGATTCTTGCATCAGACCAATATTTTGGAGATTAAGGCTGATTTCTATAATATGCGTGCCAACTATACCAAGCTTCTCGATAAGCAAGAATATACGGACAAGCAATATGAGCAAGTTCAGAAGAACAAGAAAAATGTGATGGGTGGAATGGGCGAGTTTTCCGCAAGAACTCTTGATGCAACAGAACAAGAAATCTTCAATGATCTCAAGGCGAAGCTGGAAGTTTACGACCAGGACATTGAACAGATCATGAACGTCAAGAAAACAACGGGAACCTATGATGATGAGGAAAGAGATCGAATTAATAAAAGCAGTACAGCTATTGTAGAAACGGTTACGAAGTTAAGTACATATAATGAAGAAGAATCTGCAAAATTATATGCGCAAACCCAAGATACCATTCGAGATGCAGCGCTGTTTCTTGGTATAGTTCTCCTCACTTCACTGGCTGTTTTGGTCATTATGTCCTATCTGACGATTAGAAATATTCATCGTCGGATGCGTGCGATCAATAGCTACTGTGAAGAGGTTACACAGGGCAATCTGGCAGCTACCATTGCTCCCCAGTTGCTCCAAGGTAAGAATGAAATTAGTGTCATTGCCCGTGCCATTCATAACATGACGGGTTCCACTTCAAATGTAATTACAAGTGTGGTGAATGAGTCTCAGCAGATCAATGAGATGAGTGACCTCACGAATCAGAACATGTCGGAACTCAATGAGCGCATACGTGAGGTGTCTGCAACGGTAGAAGAGTTGTCGGCAACGATGGAAGAGACTTCTGCATATACCGAGAATATGAATCAATCCGTCAATGAGGTCCTTCGAGCGGCGGAATACATCTCCGCCCGTACTAAGGAGAAGGCCGAGTCTGCTAATGTTACTAGCGGCAAAGCTGAGGTTCTGAAGCAGGAGGCTAGTGTGTCTAGTAAGGCAGCTCAGGAAATGTATACAAGTGCAAGCGTGAAGATGAATGATGCGTTGGAGCGTGCACATGCAGTGGACCAGATCGGTGTTCTGTCCCAGTCCATTCTGGATATTACCTCGCAGACCAACTTGCTCGCATTGAATGCTTCCATTGAAGCGGCTCGTGCAGGTGAAGCAGGACGTGGCTTTGCCGTTGTAGCTGAGGAAATCCGCAAATTGGCAGATGGCTCCAGACAAGCTGCAGACGAGATTCGGCATGTTACAAGTGAAGTTACAGCGTCTGTCGCTCTTCTGTCTTCTAGCGCGAAGGAAATGCTTACCTTTATGTTCAATCAGGTGGGCAATGACTATAAGTTGTTGGAAGATACGGCAGATGAGTATTACACTCATGCAGTTGAACAAGCCAAAACGGTGAATGATCTCCACACGACAGCACGACAGGTGAATGAAACTGTTGAGACGTTGGTGAGAGCGATTCATGAAATTGCGACAGCCAGTGAGCAATCCGCTGCTTCAAGTCAGCATATTGCTGAACATATGGTGTCCTCTATCGAGCAATCACTGCAAGTGACGAGTCAATCGGATCAAGTGAAGGAAAGTGCGCTACGTCTTAACGACCTTGTCAAAGGGTTTAAAATTTAA
- a CDS encoding methyl-accepting chemotaxis protein codes for MSNILKKRGLKKPRTSSIANTLSIVLLVIIVVVFAVLGTFMYSSTQNILVKQQESMLQTKTQAIVSEFDALFKEKGSLVKQMSTNKLFRQYIETTESAEVATTSTYAAETQDTLAAIVKEEPSFADAWIAGLDGKGFWLQNDGAASAPDFDIQARPYYEPVLAADGLYYSDPYIDIASNNVLMGIFYPIKDDSNTMIGFAAADIAFKDIPAIMESYSLGSTGYSILLSKTGDILYHPDQEKVLKEKITDTTGDIGDIGKKMIAGESGVQLINDNGERRYIGYATSKDTGWSVGLTISEKEVLAELKTFTWITLGGFAVATILLVIISYITLRYLLRAIPQLLAKIKLIEQGDLTVELDAKSNNEIGQIAQGLNSMVQKIQGMLQMVGSSAHVLNQSSNDLQAISSRTAGTMNDTSTAINEIANATNYQSIETENILRKTGSLSNQIDEIATDAQAIETMVQTSVDQSGQGLLVVEQLSKWAEENHNSTQAMSSIIQEIDLSRNEISSFVDTVKQIASQTNLLALNASIEAARAGEQGRGFAVVAEEVRKLAEQTAQATEEINKKVRVIEEKTNISVEHTVRGMNIADENAKSVEDTKQVFFSINKDLEDLKLRMVQITGNTTNVHKHKDEIFQALEIISSTTEENSASTEEVSASTQEQLDSIEQVADLSKQLNQLSNKLQDELSQFKVE; via the coding sequence ATGTCAAACATTTTAAAGAAGCGGGGACTAAAGAAACCACGAACTTCCAGCATCGCGAACACATTATCCATTGTGCTATTGGTCATTATCGTTGTCGTCTTTGCCGTCCTGGGGACGTTCATGTATTCAAGCACACAAAACATTCTGGTCAAACAACAGGAGTCTATGCTTCAGACCAAGACACAAGCGATTGTAAGTGAGTTCGATGCATTATTCAAAGAAAAAGGTTCACTGGTTAAGCAAATGTCAACAAATAAACTATTTCGACAATATATAGAAACGACTGAATCCGCAGAGGTAGCCACCACTTCCACGTATGCAGCGGAAACACAGGACACACTCGCAGCCATTGTAAAAGAAGAACCTTCATTTGCGGATGCCTGGATCGCCGGTCTGGATGGTAAGGGGTTTTGGCTTCAAAATGATGGTGCGGCTTCCGCTCCGGACTTTGATATCCAAGCACGACCGTATTATGAGCCAGTATTAGCGGCAGATGGTCTTTACTACTCTGATCCATATATCGATATCGCATCGAACAATGTACTTATGGGTATTTTTTATCCAATCAAAGATGACAGCAATACCATGATCGGATTTGCCGCGGCCGATATTGCATTTAAGGATATCCCGGCGATTATGGAGAGTTATTCACTAGGAAGCACGGGTTACTCCATTCTACTTTCCAAGACCGGAGATATTCTCTACCATCCGGATCAGGAGAAAGTGTTGAAAGAAAAGATTACGGACACGACTGGCGATATTGGGGACATCGGCAAAAAGATGATCGCTGGAGAGTCTGGAGTGCAGCTAATTAATGACAACGGGGAACGTCGTTATATTGGCTACGCAACCAGTAAAGATACAGGGTGGTCCGTAGGTCTGACCATATCCGAGAAAGAAGTTCTCGCGGAATTAAAAACATTCACATGGATTACGCTTGGCGGATTTGCCGTTGCTACCATTTTGCTCGTGATCATCAGTTACATTACACTTCGTTATCTGCTCAGAGCAATTCCACAACTGCTTGCCAAGATCAAGCTGATTGAACAAGGTGACCTGACAGTTGAACTGGATGCGAAGTCCAATAATGAGATCGGTCAGATTGCTCAAGGCTTGAATTCCATGGTGCAGAAGATTCAAGGCATGCTGCAGATGGTTGGTAGCTCGGCTCATGTCTTGAATCAGTCGTCTAATGATCTGCAAGCCATATCTTCAAGAACGGCAGGGACCATGAACGATACGTCTACAGCCATCAATGAGATTGCCAATGCGACCAATTATCAATCCATTGAGACGGAAAATATTTTACGCAAAACAGGTTCATTATCGAATCAAATCGATGAAATTGCGACGGATGCTCAAGCGATCGAGACGATGGTGCAGACATCTGTTGATCAGAGCGGCCAAGGACTCTTAGTCGTTGAACAACTCTCCAAATGGGCTGAGGAAAACCACAATTCAACACAGGCAATGTCCTCCATTATTCAGGAGATTGATCTGAGCCGTAATGAAATATCCAGTTTTGTGGACACCGTAAAACAAATTGCTTCACAAACCAACCTGCTGGCACTCAATGCATCGATTGAAGCTGCTCGTGCTGGTGAACAGGGCAGAGGTTTTGCTGTCGTGGCCGAAGAAGTGCGTAAGCTTGCGGAGCAAACTGCACAGGCGACAGAAGAAATCAACAAGAAAGTACGTGTCATTGAAGAGAAAACCAACATATCGGTTGAACATACCGTGCGCGGTATGAACATTGCGGATGAAAATGCCAAATCTGTAGAGGACACGAAACAAGTCTTCTTCAGTATTAACAAGGACCTGGAAGATTTGAAATTGCGCATGGTCCAGATCACTGGTAATACAACCAATGTTCATAAGCATAAAGATGAAATTTTCCAAGCGCTGGAGATTATCTCTTCTACTACAGAAGAGAACTCTGCTTCAACGGAAGAAGTTAGCGCAAGCACGCAGGAACAATTGGACAGCATTGAACAGGTGGCTGATCTTTCGAAGCAGTTGAATCAGTTATCCAATAAATTGCAAGACGAATTGAGCCAGTTCAAGGTTGAATAG
- a CDS encoding aminotransferase class I/II-fold pyridoxal phosphate-dependent enzyme, with the protein MNFAKRMDHFGEGIFTRLLEIKRNRLENGQPVIDLSVGTPNIPPAQHIITALCEAAADPLNYIYAVNDQSELLQATSEWYKQRYQVELDPKTQVCSLLGSQEGLAHISLSIVDEGDLVLVPDPCYPVFADGPLLAGAELYYMPQKEENGYVIQLQDIPEDIAHRAKFMLVSYPNNPTTAMAPDQFYLDLIAFAKKYDIIVLHDNAYSELVFDGKSCGSFLAFPGAMDVGVEFNSLSKTYGLAGARIGFCVGNATMVSMLKKLKSNMDYGMFLPIQKAAIAAITGDQSEVERVRAIYEQRRDILCEGFSNLGWPIAKPEATMFIWSRIPANYDSSEQFAMDLVTHAGVIATPGSAFGPSGEGYVRFALVQDIEILQQAVQSVDDSGILKSS; encoded by the coding sequence ATGAACTTTGCTAAACGTATGGACCACTTCGGTGAAGGAATCTTCACTCGGCTGCTGGAGATCAAACGCAATCGCCTGGAGAATGGACAACCTGTCATTGATCTCAGTGTAGGTACACCCAATATTCCACCTGCGCAGCATATCATCACCGCACTATGTGAAGCTGCTGCTGATCCGTTGAACTATATATACGCGGTGAATGACCAGAGTGAGCTGCTGCAAGCTACAAGTGAGTGGTACAAGCAGCGCTATCAAGTCGAGTTGGACCCGAAGACACAGGTATGTTCCTTACTCGGTTCACAGGAGGGACTGGCGCATATCTCCCTCTCCATCGTGGACGAAGGAGATCTCGTTCTGGTACCTGATCCCTGTTATCCTGTCTTCGCTGATGGACCTTTATTGGCCGGAGCAGAGCTGTATTATATGCCGCAAAAAGAAGAAAACGGATATGTTATTCAGCTTCAGGATATTCCGGAAGATATCGCTCATCGAGCGAAATTCATGCTGGTCTCCTATCCCAACAATCCGACAACAGCGATGGCACCGGATCAGTTCTATCTCGACTTGATTGCCTTTGCCAAGAAGTATGATATTATCGTGCTCCACGATAATGCGTACAGTGAACTCGTATTTGACGGCAAGTCATGTGGAAGTTTTCTTGCGTTTCCTGGCGCCATGGACGTGGGTGTGGAATTCAATTCCTTATCCAAAACCTATGGCCTGGCCGGAGCCCGAATCGGCTTCTGTGTGGGCAATGCAACCATGGTCTCCATGCTGAAAAAGCTAAAATCTAATATGGATTACGGTATGTTCCTACCGATCCAAAAAGCAGCAATTGCTGCCATTACCGGAGATCAGTCCGAGGTTGAACGGGTCAGAGCGATCTATGAACAGCGCAGAGACATCCTCTGTGAGGGCTTCAGCAATCTCGGTTGGCCTATTGCCAAACCTGAAGCGACCATGTTCATCTGGAGCCGAATACCGGCCAACTACGACAGCTCGGAGCAGTTCGCCATGGATCTGGTTACACATGCAGGAGTCATCGCAACACCAGGGAGTGCCTTTGGTCCTTCAGGTGAAGGTTATGTGCGATTCGCCCTCGTTCAGGATATTGAAATATTACAGCAAGCCGTACAGTCAGTCGATGACAGCGGGATTTTGAAATCCAGCTAA
- a CDS encoding iron ABC transporter permease: MSSVQGSKPAMNWRTISIYGGGLTALIVLFFVSLCYGEASIPLHVVWDALTGRQDTLEHNMVWDLRMPRTVIGILAGGALAVAGALLQTITRNPLAASDTLGINAGAYFVVVLGVIAFPGLLSQSPFLFAALGGLLAAFAAYFMGGGRTSSPVRLALSGMIVSMVLGSFTSALHIFFSMETQGLFLWGSGTLVQKDWSGVSYAWPWVIGITLLALILSRQWDMLELDESTASSLGQKVGLARAGGLILAVLLAAVIVSVIGPIGFVGLVAPHLVRLSGVRSNRLLLPGVFIWGAALLVGADVLAKMVHNSSMELPTGAVMAIIGAPWLIWLVLTRMKAANGSGMSTSMSTGAPARRFAFGPIAVLFSVITIALILLSTMFGGMRIPLADLLPSLFQSDGLFSALVQLRIPRTLVAAGAGAALAISGVLIQMAVRNPLADASIVGVSSGAGLGAMMVIILWPGLPMYLLPIAAIVGAAIAAVVVFSLAWKKGLNPSAVVLLGIAMSAIAGAGIQILIVRGAVYGSSGYIWLTGSTYARTWEQVKVIGLFLVILVPVAWWLARRFELLVFDDNSASGLGLGVRRTRLLAMTVGVLLAAGAVACVGTVGFIGLIAPHMVRLLTGHKLRQSMFLSALAGAVMLVLADTIGRTVMAPTEIPSGILIAIIGTPYFLYLMYRSNWRKSV; this comes from the coding sequence ATGAGTTCGGTTCAAGGATCTAAGCCAGCTATGAATTGGCGCACAATAAGCATATATGGGGGCGGTCTAACCGCTCTCATCGTGCTTTTTTTTGTAAGTCTGTGTTATGGAGAAGCTTCCATTCCTTTGCATGTCGTTTGGGATGCACTTACAGGCAGACAGGATACATTAGAACACAATATGGTTTGGGATTTGCGCATGCCGCGTACAGTGATTGGTATTCTTGCAGGCGGCGCACTGGCTGTTGCGGGCGCTTTGCTGCAAACGATTACTCGTAATCCACTGGCTGCTTCAGATACACTGGGCATTAATGCAGGAGCGTACTTTGTGGTGGTACTGGGAGTTATTGCTTTTCCAGGCCTGTTAAGTCAGTCGCCTTTTCTCTTCGCAGCTCTTGGTGGTCTGCTGGCAGCATTTGCTGCTTATTTCATGGGCGGCGGACGAACATCAAGCCCGGTTCGGCTTGCATTGTCCGGTATGATTGTATCGATGGTGCTCGGTTCATTTACAAGCGCATTACATATTTTTTTCTCCATGGAGACGCAAGGGTTGTTTCTTTGGGGTTCCGGAACACTTGTGCAGAAGGACTGGAGTGGTGTGTCCTATGCTTGGCCTTGGGTAATTGGCATTACCCTTCTCGCGTTAATTTTGTCCAGACAGTGGGATATGCTGGAGCTGGATGAATCAACCGCTTCTTCGTTGGGGCAAAAGGTTGGATTGGCTCGTGCGGGTGGTTTAATTCTCGCAGTATTGCTGGCTGCAGTCATCGTCAGTGTAATTGGGCCGATTGGCTTCGTGGGACTGGTCGCACCACATCTGGTTCGATTGAGTGGTGTACGTTCTAACCGATTACTTTTACCCGGTGTGTTCATATGGGGAGCAGCGCTCCTGGTTGGAGCAGATGTCCTCGCCAAGATGGTGCATAACTCCAGCATGGAACTACCAACGGGTGCGGTTATGGCGATCATTGGTGCACCGTGGCTCATCTGGCTCGTGCTTACACGCATGAAGGCTGCGAACGGCTCAGGCATGTCCACTTCGATGAGCACAGGAGCACCTGCACGTCGTTTTGCATTTGGCCCGATAGCCGTATTGTTTTCAGTCATTACGATCGCCCTTATCTTGCTCAGTACAATGTTTGGCGGCATGCGAATTCCATTGGCTGATCTGTTGCCGAGCCTATTCCAGTCGGATGGACTGTTCTCCGCATTAGTTCAGCTTCGGATTCCGCGTACACTTGTTGCCGCAGGTGCAGGGGCAGCACTGGCAATTAGCGGTGTGCTCATTCAGATGGCGGTACGTAACCCACTGGCGGATGCTTCAATCGTTGGGGTGTCCTCAGGTGCAGGACTTGGAGCGATGATGGTCATCATCTTATGGCCGGGTCTTCCAATGTACTTGCTACCGATTGCAGCCATTGTCGGTGCAGCCATTGCTGCAGTGGTCGTGTTCTCCCTCGCTTGGAAGAAAGGGCTGAACCCTTCGGCGGTTGTGTTGCTAGGGATCGCGATGTCTGCCATTGCTGGAGCAGGTATTCAGATTCTGATTGTCCGTGGCGCCGTCTACGGTAGCAGCGGGTATATCTGGCTGACAGGAAGCACCTATGCTCGTACCTGGGAACAGGTGAAGGTTATCGGATTATTTTTAGTTATTCTGGTACCGGTGGCCTGGTGGCTGGCACGCAGATTCGAACTGCTGGTTTTCGACGACAATAGTGCATCGGGGCTTGGTCTGGGTGTACGTCGTACACGATTGCTGGCCATGACAGTGGGTGTACTACTTGCTGCAGGTGCTGTTGCTTGCGTAGGAACCGTTGGTTTTATTGGTCTGATTGCACCCCATATGGTGCGGCTACTGACGGGGCACAAGTTAAGACAATCCATGTTCTTATCCGCATTAGCGGGTGCAGTCATGCTGGTGCTCGCCGATACGATCGGTAGAACGGTCATGGCGCCGACAGAGATTCCATCAGGTATACTCATTGCGATCATTGGAACGCCGTACTTCCTGTATCTGATGTATCGTTCCAACTGGCGGAAGTCTGTATAA
- a CDS encoding iron-siderophore ABC transporter substrate-binding protein → MKKGLNGLLIMLAFVLVLAGCGKTTTTTDTSQGSDSGSAPAEETAGPVTVKHKRGELKLDKPAERVVTLEWTYTEDVVALGVQPVGNADNANYKVWVTSEAALDDSVTDIGTRSEPNLEAIAALKPDLIIANADNNTAVYDQLNAIAPTIEYDPYDGNGYDYDKMTEIFTNIATALGKEDKAKEVLSDLDQHYVEAKEKLAAAGKENFNFALTQAFTYQNAVSLRMFTDNSVVIGTLDKIGLVNDWQPDKVENYGFSTVGIESLTDVKDSNFIYITQPDDDVFGTAMKDNSVWNGLNFVKEKRTYQLDSTTWTFGGPISSKVLVDGVVEAITK, encoded by the coding sequence ATGAAAAAAGGGTTAAACGGATTGTTGATCATGCTGGCCTTTGTGCTGGTTTTGGCGGGTTGTGGTAAAACCACCACTACAACAGATACAAGTCAAGGTAGTGACTCGGGTAGTGCTCCGGCTGAAGAGACAGCAGGTCCTGTTACCGTGAAGCATAAACGTGGAGAGCTTAAGCTGGACAAGCCAGCAGAGCGTGTTGTTACACTTGAATGGACATATACGGAAGATGTCGTTGCCCTGGGTGTTCAACCAGTAGGTAACGCAGATAACGCTAACTATAAAGTGTGGGTAACATCCGAAGCAGCACTGGATGACAGTGTAACGGATATCGGAACACGCAGTGAACCGAATCTCGAAGCTATTGCTGCATTGAAGCCTGATCTCATCATTGCTAATGCAGACAATAACACGGCGGTATACGATCAGCTTAACGCGATTGCTCCAACGATTGAATATGATCCGTATGATGGTAATGGCTATGATTATGACAAGATGACAGAGATCTTTACTAACATTGCAACGGCTCTGGGTAAAGAAGACAAAGCAAAAGAAGTTCTTAGTGATCTCGATCAGCACTATGTAGAAGCCAAAGAAAAACTGGCTGCTGCGGGGAAAGAAAACTTCAATTTTGCATTGACACAAGCGTTCACATATCAAAATGCAGTCAGCCTGCGCATGTTTACCGATAACTCAGTTGTGATTGGTACATTGGATAAAATCGGACTGGTTAACGATTGGCAGCCGGACAAAGTTGAAAACTACGGCTTCTCCACAGTAGGCATTGAATCCTTAACCGATGTGAAGGACAGTAACTTCATTTATATTACACAACCAGACGATGACGTCTTTGGCACAGCCATGAAAGATAACTCGGTATGGAACGGACTGAACTTTGTGAAGGAAAAACGCACATATCAACTCGATAGCACAACATGGACATTTGGTGGACCGATCTCCTCCAAAGTATTGGTTGATGGGGTAGTCGAGGCGATTACCAAATGA
- a CDS encoding CueP family metal-binding protein encodes MKKQMWIIASVAVVIVIGTYLFASKAGKDEPGTVSASNIRKLVEDISTGKETPESASINAKELIVTDQDKKTTTYVLPENEFFLSIAPYVDQTHPCAIHSLTGCQGEMSNKEFSVTIHDSQGNTFMKDDVIKSGANGFMDFWVPRDRTYLIRIVRDGKVAETQLSTYENDNTCITTMQLS; translated from the coding sequence GTGAAAAAACAAATGTGGATCATTGCAAGTGTTGCAGTTGTAATTGTGATCGGAACCTACCTGTTTGCAAGCAAGGCGGGCAAGGATGAGCCGGGTACAGTCAGTGCGTCCAACATCAGAAAATTGGTGGAAGATATCAGCACAGGCAAAGAGACACCGGAATCTGCCTCCATTAATGCTAAAGAGTTAATTGTCACTGATCAAGATAAAAAGACCACTACATACGTTTTGCCTGAAAATGAATTTTTCCTTTCCATTGCGCCCTATGTGGACCAGACCCATCCCTGCGCAATTCATAGCTTGACCGGTTGTCAGGGGGAAATGAGCAATAAGGAATTTAGCGTTACCATTCACGATTCTCAAGGCAACACTTTTATGAAAGATGATGTGATTAAGTCTGGTGCGAACGGATTTATGGATTTTTGGGTGCCTAGAGACAGAACCTATCTGATTCGTATTGTTCGAGATGGAAAGGTTGCAGAAACGCAATTGTCTACATACGAAAATGATAATACATGCATCACTACGATGCAGTTGAGTTAA